In the Candidatus Polarisedimenticolia bacterium genome, AGGCGGCGATCTGGGACACCTTGAGGTCGTCGACATAGTGGCCGTCGACCATCAGGAGCTCCTCGAAAGGCATCCCCTTCTTCCCGAACCGCTCCTCGACGGCCACGATCAGCATGACGATGTCGATCGACTCGAACGTCAGGTTGTTCATCAGGAACGTCTCGGGGCCGATGCGACCCGAGAAGCCCGTGTCCCACTCCTTGGTCATCTCCTCGAGGATGTCCACGACGCCGTCCAGGACGGTTCCCCGCGGGCTGGCGGCGGCGCCTGCCTGCTGACTCTCCATCATTGACCCCCTTCGCACAGTGCGGTGGCGACGATCAGATCTCCATCCCTGCCGGTCCAGGCCGTGACGTCCGCGGCGTCGAGGCCGTCGACCCCCATCCGGACGGTGCCGCGCCCGGCGTCGATCGACAGCGCCCGCAGCGCGCCGCGGGCCGAAGGGATCCCCCGCCCCAGCGCATGCGCCCCGGCCTCCTTGGCGCAGCGCATCCGCAGGGTCCATTCCGGCCGCTCGGCGATCTCCAGGGCGCCCAGCAGACGGTCCTCCTCCGGGCTGAAGGATCCGTCCTCCGGGCGCGCGCCGGCCGGCGAGACGCGCTCGGCGACGATGCCCAGCCCGCGATCCCTCCGGCCTTCACCCGCGACCGCGACCGCCACCCCGCCGCCCGAAGACATCGACAGGACCGGGGCGCCCCCGGCGCGCTCCACCCAGGCGCCCGAGGCGATCGGGCGCCCCAGGGCGTCGGCGCCGATCTCCACGTCGGCCGCATAGACCGAGAGGCCGCGCCGCTCCTTCAGGAAGAGACGCACGGCATCCTTGGCGGCGGACCGGGCCAGGAGCCACTCGGTCCGGCGCCCCTCCGACCCCTGCAGGCCCCGCCAGGCCTGCCGCTCGCCGTGGGACAGGACCGTGTGCGCCAGGCCCTCGCGCCAGATCCGCCCGTCCCCCTCCATCAGGCGGTCCGGCAGGTCGAGCCGGCAGCAGACGACGCTGTCGCGCACCGGGAGCGGGGCCGGAAGGGGTGTGCTCAGGATGACATCGCGCGGCGACAGCCGGTAGGCGTAGAAGCGCTCCGGCAGATCCATGCGCTTCACGTCCCAGCCGGAAAGGCGCAGGAGGGCCCGTCCGTCCGGCGCCACCACCTCCAGGTCGGCCAGGATCTGCTCCCCGGCGGCGAGCCGGGCGCGGATCCGGCAGGCGGCCTCCGTCCCCGGCGGCGGGGCGGGCGCGAACAGATCGAGGCGCTCGAAGCCGACGGGAAAGACCACGAAGCCGCGGTCCAGGCGATTGGCCGTCCAGAAGCCGACCACCTGGCTGGCGGCGTCCAGGAGCAGCGGATCGAGGACGAGCTCCGCGTCCGTCCGCGAGCGGAACAGCCCGCGCGCCGGCAGCACGCGCAGCGTCCCCTCCGCCCCGGCGTCGAAGGCCCGATCGATCGACACGACGCCCTGGAAGGAGGGGCCATGGAACATGCCGTGCAGCCTCCCCTCGGCGTACAGCTCCTCCGGCGCCCAGCGAAACGCGCGGGGCTCTCCCAGGTCGGCCGGGCCGGCGGGGGGCGCGTCGGGAAAGCGCTCGCCGAGCAGGATCGTCCCCTCGACCGTGGGAAGGGGCGCGCCCCCGGCCGCCGCAGCGGTTTCGGCGATTCGCACCGTCACCTCGCGGGTGGAGGCGTTCGGGGCGGCCGTCACCTCCAGGCTCACGCGCCCTCCCGGAAAGGCCAGCCAGCGGTGCACGCGGACCGATCGCGCCCCGATCACGCGCAGTCCCGGCAGGGCGAGGACTGCGGCCTCGGCCATCATCTCGAGGCTCATGGCGAGAGGGAAGACCGGCAGCGCGCGCAGCGAGGCATCCTCCGCGATCCGCCCGCCGAGGGTGTGGTCCAGCAGGAATCTCTCCTCGTCCGGATCGAGCGCCTTCCGGAACACCAGCGAGCCGTCCGGCTCGCGCCGCGGTGGATCCGCGAGGAACGCGAGGGTCCGGCGGGCCGCGGCCGGGGCGGCTTCGGGTGCGGCGATCGGCGGGGCAGCGGGCGCGACCCGGCCGGCCCGGCCGTTGCCGCCGCGCGCCAGGACCGCCTGCATCACCTCGCTCTGCGTGGCGAGGAACCTGTCCATGGTGCGCAGGTACTCGCTCATCGCGGCGGACATTCCCTTCGGGGAGGGCGTGGCGCGGGCGATCACCGCCTGCGTTCCGCCGGTCGGCTCCGCCGGCTGGGCGGCGGCCGATCCGGCAGCGGCGGCCCGGGTGGCCACCTCCCTCCGGGCGGCCTCGGCGCGCGCGGCCACGCCGCGGACGAGAGCGTCGTCCAGACGGAGTTGCGGCAGGTCGAACGCCAGGGCCATCGACCGGTCCGGCTTCGCCGGCAGGCGCGTCCCCTCGCGGACCGGCTCCTCCGGCAGGCGGCGGGCGCCGCGGTCCGCATAGAGAGGCTCGAGCGTCAGGGGGACGCCGTGGGCGGCCAGCAGCGCCAGCAGATGGTGCAGCTGCAGCATGCCGGAGCGCGACTTCAAGTTGGAGGCCACCGCCAGGTGCGGCCGGCCGCGCAGGGTGTCCTCGACGAACGCCGTCAGGTTGCCGCGCGGCCCGACCTCCACGAAGATGCGGGTGCCGGCCGCGTACATCGCCTCGATCGTCTCGCGGAAGCGCACCGGCTTCATCCACTGCTCGAGGGCCACGCGGCGGATCTCCACGGGATCGGTCCCCGCCGGGCCGGCCGTGGCGCAGGAGTAGAGGGGGATCTCCGGGGCGGCGAAGTCGCCGCGGTCATAGTACTCGCGCAGCTCCTCGACGACGGGGGCGAAGCGGGCGGTGTGATAGGCGCGGCTGAACGGCAGGCGCTGGCAGACGGCGCCCCGGGCGCGCAGGTCGGCCTGGGCGCGGGCGATCGCCTCGTCGCTGCCGCACACGACGATCTGGTGCGGGCAGTTGTCCATGGCCAGGTCGAGCCCCGAGGCGCTCCCGGTCAGCACGCGCAGGAGCTCCGGATCGGCCGGGCCCACCGCGAGCAGCGCCGCGGACGGCACCTTGCCGCTCTTGCGGGCGCGCTCGGTGGCGCGGTTGCCGTCGAGGATGTAGTCGATCAGCCTCGCTTCGTCGGGGACCCGCGCCGCCCCGGCGGCCAGGAGCGCCGAGTACTCCCCGGTGCTGTGGCCGACGACGGCCCCGGGGCGCGCGCCCAGGAGATCGAGGAGGGCGAGAAGGCCCTGGTTCGCGGCGAAGACCGACTCGATGGCGCTGTCCATCTCCCACAGGCGCTGGGCCGCCTCGATCCGCCCGACCGCCGGCGGCGGGAACAGGACCTCGCTCGGGACGAAGCCGCGATCGTGATCGCGGAACGCCCGGTCCATCAGGTCGAACCACTCCCGCACCTCCGGGAAGTGCAGGCACAGGTCGGCCAGCATGCCGGCGTACTGGGCCCCTTCGCCGGGGAACAGGAACGCGAGCCCTCCCGCCTCCGCGAGCGGCTCCCCGAAATGATAGATGCCGCTCCTCTCCTTGATGCGGCCGCACGCCGGATCCCCCAGGCGCTCGGCGGCGTAGGCCGCCTTCTTCTCCAGGTCCTCGAGCGACGCGGCGACGATCGCGAGGCGGTGCGCGCCCCCCGGCGCGGCGGAGGCGGGACAGTTGACCGTCAGGGCCAGGTCGTGCGGTGCGACCGAGGGGTTCACCTTCGCGAACCGGCCGAGGGCCGAAACGCGCGCGCGAAGCTCGTCGCGCGATGGGGCCGCGACGACGTAGAGCTCCGAGTCGCGCCGGGCATGCAGGAGCCGCGGGGCCGGGGCTTCGGCCGGCGCGACGCCCGCCTGCGCCCCCGACAGGAAGACGGCGGCCGATCGCGCGATCGCGCGCGCCGGGGCAGGGGCCTCCTCCAGAATCGCATGGGCGTTGATGCCGCCGAAGCCGAAGGCGCTCACGCCGGCCCGGCGCGGCT is a window encoding:
- a CDS encoding acyl carrier protein, which encodes MESQQAGAAASPRGTVLDGVVDILEEMTKEWDTGFSGRIGPETFLMNNLTFESIDIVMLIVAVEERFGKKGMPFEELLMVDGHYVDDLKVSQIAAFLEKQLGAGATA
- a CDS encoding beta-ketoacyl synthase N-terminal-like domain-containing protein is translated as MTPGRRDIAIIGMACVFPKAPDLRTYWENILGSVDAIGDPPAGSGTERVFDPSSNDNDRLYTKRGGYLGDIVRFDPLEYGVMPRAVDGSEPEHFLALRLAHDALKDSGYLERPFNRKAAGLILGRGTYVNRGVISCFQHTIVVDEVLSLLRTLHPEHGPEDLEAIRRSLKAGLPPFNPETAPGLAHSVMVGRVANRLDLMGPAFTVDAACASSLIAVDAGIKSLATGECDLVLAGGIQASTTFPIALLFSQLGALARSGRIRPFHPDADGTLLGEGAGIVVLKRHADAVRDGDRIYAIIRGLGTSSDGKAMGILAPRLEGEELAMRRAYESSGIDPRSIGLVEAHGTGTPVGDATEIEALRRVFGDGDGQPRLPVGSVKSMIGHCIPAAAAAGLIKTALALHHRILPPTLGGDAPHPKLLGSGFYLNTQTRPWIHGGHEPRRAGVSAFGFGGINAHAILEEAPAPARAIARSAAVFLSGAQAGVAPAEAPAPRLLHARRDSELYVVAAPSRDELRARVSALGRFAKVNPSVAPHDLALTVNCPASAAPGGAHRLAIVAASLEDLEKKAAYAAERLGDPACGRIKERSGIYHFGEPLAEAGGLAFLFPGEGAQYAGMLADLCLHFPEVREWFDLMDRAFRDHDRGFVPSEVLFPPPAVGRIEAAQRLWEMDSAIESVFAANQGLLALLDLLGARPGAVVGHSTGEYSALLAAGAARVPDEARLIDYILDGNRATERARKSGKVPSAALLAVGPADPELLRVLTGSASGLDLAMDNCPHQIVVCGSDEAIARAQADLRARGAVCQRLPFSRAYHTARFAPVVEELREYYDRGDFAAPEIPLYSCATAGPAGTDPVEIRRVALEQWMKPVRFRETIEAMYAAGTRIFVEVGPRGNLTAFVEDTLRGRPHLAVASNLKSRSGMLQLHHLLALLAAHGVPLTLEPLYADRGARRLPEEPVREGTRLPAKPDRSMALAFDLPQLRLDDALVRGVAARAEAARREVATRAAAAGSAAAQPAEPTGGTQAVIARATPSPKGMSAAMSEYLRTMDRFLATQSEVMQAVLARGGNGRAGRVAPAAPPIAAPEAAPAAARRTLAFLADPPRREPDGSLVFRKALDPDEERFLLDHTLGGRIAEDASLRALPVFPLAMSLEMMAEAAVLALPGLRVIGARSVRVHRWLAFPGGRVSLEVTAAPNASTREVTVRIAETAAAAGGAPLPTVEGTILLGERFPDAPPAGPADLGEPRAFRWAPEELYAEGRLHGMFHGPSFQGVVSIDRAFDAGAEGTLRVLPARGLFRSRTDAELVLDPLLLDAASQVVGFWTANRLDRGFVVFPVGFERLDLFAPAPPPGTEAACRIRARLAAGEQILADLEVVAPDGRALLRLSGWDVKRMDLPERFYAYRLSPRDVILSTPLPAPLPVRDSVVCCRLDLPDRLMEGDGRIWREGLAHTVLSHGERQAWRGLQGSEGRRTEWLLARSAAKDAVRLFLKERRGLSVYAADVEIGADALGRPIASGAWVERAGGAPVLSMSSGGGVAVAVAGEGRRDRGLGIVAERVSPAGARPEDGSFSPEEDRLLGALEIAERPEWTLRMRCAKEAGAHALGRGIPSARGALRALSIDAGRGTVRMGVDGLDAADVTAWTGRDGDLIVATALCEGGQ